From the Micromonospora sediminicola genome, one window contains:
- the murC gene encoding UDP-N-acetylmuramate--L-alanine ligase, producing the protein MNTAQFTPAGTTTAEDLGRIHLIGVGGVGMAGLARLFLTRGLPVSGSELREWPSLAGLRALGGTIHSTHEAANLDGVDTVVYSSAIPQDHLEMVEARRRGLRVLHRSEALAAAMTGRRTVAVAGTHGKTSTTSMVTMVLQQAGADPSFVIGGEISEVGSGAHHGTGEHFVVEADESDRSFLIYRPYVSIITNIEADHLNTYGDLANLEAAFAEFARLTDPDGFVVTCADDAGGRRLAETLRAEGRRVWTYGESADADLRMSDVTSSAQGVRYLAEVEGRSLGEIRLPMPGRHMALNSAAAVLAAYLLELPVAAAEAALGAFPGVRRRFERKGVADGVLVYDEYAYHPTSMTLALQTLREVAGDGRLIVVFQPYRLYRTRDLQAEIAAALGIADELVLLEVFGPGEMRRPGEGSAALIEAVPLPAGHKVFVEAWDDVPAEVARRARTGDVVVTMGAPPISLMGDQLLDALLARTGGAAALGAGVDPDGAAATAG; encoded by the coding sequence ATGAACACCGCGCAGTTCACGCCCGCCGGCACGACGACCGCGGAGGACCTGGGCCGGATCCACCTGATCGGGGTGGGCGGGGTCGGGATGGCCGGCCTGGCCCGGCTCTTCCTCACCCGGGGCCTGCCGGTCTCCGGCAGCGAGCTGCGGGAGTGGCCGTCCCTGGCCGGCCTGCGGGCGCTGGGCGGGACGATCCACTCCACGCACGAGGCGGCCAACCTGGACGGGGTGGACACGGTCGTCTACTCCTCGGCGATCCCGCAGGACCACCTGGAGATGGTCGAGGCGCGCCGGCGGGGCCTGCGGGTGCTGCACCGCTCCGAGGCGCTGGCGGCGGCGATGACCGGCCGGCGCACGGTGGCGGTCGCCGGCACGCACGGCAAGACCTCCACCACGTCGATGGTCACCATGGTGCTCCAGCAGGCCGGCGCCGACCCGTCCTTCGTCATCGGCGGGGAGATCTCCGAGGTCGGCTCCGGCGCGCACCACGGCACCGGCGAGCACTTCGTGGTCGAGGCGGACGAGAGCGACCGTTCCTTCCTCATCTACCGCCCGTACGTGTCGATCATCACGAACATCGAGGCGGACCACCTCAACACGTACGGCGACCTGGCCAACCTGGAGGCCGCGTTCGCGGAGTTCGCCCGCCTCACCGACCCGGACGGGTTCGTCGTCACCTGCGCCGACGACGCGGGCGGCCGGCGGCTGGCCGAGACGCTGCGGGCGGAGGGGCGTCGGGTGTGGACGTACGGCGAGTCCGCCGACGCCGACCTGCGGATGAGCGACGTCACCTCCTCCGCCCAGGGGGTGCGCTACCTGGCCGAGGTCGAGGGCCGGTCGCTGGGCGAGATCCGGCTGCCGATGCCGGGGCGGCACATGGCGCTCAACAGCGCCGCCGCGGTGCTCGCGGCGTACCTGCTGGAGTTGCCGGTGGCGGCGGCGGAGGCCGCGCTCGGCGCGTTCCCCGGCGTGCGGCGGCGGTTCGAGCGCAAGGGCGTCGCGGACGGCGTGCTGGTCTACGACGAGTACGCCTACCACCCGACCTCGATGACGCTGGCCCTGCAGACGCTGCGCGAGGTGGCCGGCGACGGACGGCTGATCGTGGTGTTCCAGCCCTATCGGCTCTATCGCACCCGGGACCTGCAGGCGGAGATCGCCGCCGCCCTGGGCATCGCCGACGAGCTGGTGCTGCTGGAGGTGTTCGGCCCGGGCGAGATGCGCCGGCCCGGCGAGGGCTCGGCCGCGTTGATCGAGGCGGTGCCGCTGCCGGCCGGGCACAAGGTGTTCGTCGAGGCGTGGGACGACGTGCCGGCCGAGGTGGCCCGGCGGGCCCGCACCGGAGACGTGGTGGTGACCATGGGCGCGCCG